In Janthinobacterium sp. J1-1, a single genomic region encodes these proteins:
- a CDS encoding 16S rRNA (uracil(1498)-N(3))-methyltransferase — MPRFYCPQPLVPGTTIALPEAVAHHIAVVRLAPGELITLFNGEGGEVQASIVSVAKRSVTAAVQAHIAREVELPYAVTLAQALPEASKMDWIVEKAIELGAAGIVPLAAQRCVVRLSAERAEKKLAHWQGIIVSASEQSGRNRLAQLAPLQEFNQWSRQQDLHKRIILTPRATQSLADWARHQPPKAVTLMVGPEGGFTEAEEQAAIAAGAIGLAMGPRILRTETAGLTALATLGALWGGL; from the coding sequence ATGCCACGTTTTTACTGCCCCCAGCCGCTCGTCCCCGGCACCACCATCGCCCTGCCGGAAGCCGTCGCCCACCATATCGCCGTGGTGCGCCTGGCGCCGGGCGAACTGATTACGCTATTCAATGGCGAGGGCGGCGAAGTGCAGGCCAGCATCGTCTCGGTCGCCAAGCGCAGCGTGACCGCCGCCGTCCAGGCGCACATCGCGCGCGAGGTCGAACTGCCGTATGCCGTGACCCTGGCGCAGGCGTTGCCGGAAGCGTCGAAAATGGACTGGATCGTCGAAAAGGCAATCGAGCTGGGCGCCGCCGGCATCGTGCCGCTGGCGGCCCAGCGCTGCGTGGTGCGCCTGTCCGCCGAGCGGGCCGAAAAGAAACTGGCGCACTGGCAGGGCATCATCGTCTCGGCCTCGGAGCAAAGCGGACGCAACCGCCTGGCGCAGCTGGCGCCGCTGCAGGAGTTCAATCAGTGGAGCCGCCAGCAGGATCTGCACAAGCGCATCATATTGACGCCGCGCGCAACGCAGTCGCTGGCCGACTGGGCGCGCCACCAGCCGCCGAAGGCCGTCACGCTGATGGTGGGACCGGAAGGCGGCTTTACGGAGGCGGAAGAACAGGCGGCCATCGCGGCCGGCGCGATTGGCTTGGCCATGGGACCGCGCATCCTGCGCACGGAGACGGCGGGCTTGACGGCGCTGGCGACCCTGGGCGCTTTGTGGGGCGGCCTGTAA
- the tkt gene encoding transketolase: MTTTLPTTKMANAIRALAMDAVQKANSGHPGMPMGMAEIAVALWSGHYRHNPTNPKWPNRDRFLLSNGHGSMLHYSLLHLTGYALSMDDIKAFRQMHSKTPGHPEVDITPGIETTTGPLGQGIANAVGMALSEQLLAAEFNKPGHDIVNHYTYAFVGDGCLMEGISHEVCALAGTLGLNKLIALYDDNGISIDGKVEGWFTDDTPARFEAYGWNVIRAVDGHDVAAVDAAITAAKSASKPTLICCKTIIGKGSPNLQGGDKVHGAALGDKEIAAVREYIGWDSAPFEIPADLYTAWDAKEQGAVLENDWNERFAAYSKEFPQQAAELSRRMKGDLPEAFETALAAAIASCVEKKENIATRKASQNAIQALASSLPEFLGGSADLTSSNLTNWKESIPVRSGKPGNHVNYGVREFGMSAIMNGITLHGGYIPFGATFLTFSDYSRNALRMAALMKLRSIFVFTHDSIGLGEDGPTHQSVEHVSSMRLIPNLDNWRPCDTVESAVAWGAAVRRKDGPSTLIFSRQNLPYQERSNDTIANIFRGGYVLNDVADAKAILIATGSEVELAVAAASALASEGINVRVVSMPSTDVYDRQDVAYKASVLTKGVPRVAIEAGVTSFWYKYVGLEGAVVGIDTFGESAPAGVLFKHFGFTVENVVAKVKAVIAG, encoded by the coding sequence ATGACAACTACGCTCCCGACTACCAAAATGGCCAATGCGATCCGCGCACTGGCAATGGACGCTGTACAAAAGGCTAACTCCGGCCATCCTGGCATGCCGATGGGCATGGCCGAGATCGCAGTTGCCCTGTGGAGTGGGCATTACCGCCACAATCCGACCAATCCGAAATGGCCGAACCGCGACCGTTTCCTGCTGTCCAACGGCCATGGCTCGATGCTGCACTATTCGCTGTTGCACCTGACCGGCTATGCCTTGTCGATGGACGACATCAAGGCTTTCCGCCAGATGCATTCGAAAACCCCGGGCCACCCGGAAGTCGACATCACGCCCGGCATTGAAACGACCACCGGTCCGCTGGGCCAGGGCATCGCCAACGCCGTCGGCATGGCGCTGTCCGAACAACTGCTGGCCGCCGAGTTCAACAAACCGGGCCACGACATCGTCAACCACTACACCTACGCGTTTGTCGGCGACGGCTGCCTGATGGAAGGCATCTCGCACGAAGTATGCGCGCTGGCCGGCACCCTGGGCCTGAACAAGCTGATCGCCCTGTACGACGACAACGGGATTTCCATCGACGGCAAGGTCGAAGGCTGGTTCACCGACGACACCCCGGCCCGCTTCGAAGCGTACGGCTGGAACGTGATCCGCGCCGTCGACGGCCATGACGTCGCCGCTGTCGACGCCGCCATCACCGCCGCCAAGTCCGCTTCGAAACCGACCCTGATCTGCTGCAAGACGATTATCGGCAAGGGTTCGCCGAACCTGCAAGGTGGCGACAAGGTCCATGGCGCCGCACTGGGCGACAAGGAAATCGCCGCCGTGCGCGAATACATCGGCTGGGATTCGGCTCCGTTCGAGATCCCTGCCGACCTGTATACGGCCTGGGATGCCAAGGAACAAGGCGCCGTGCTGGAAAACGACTGGAACGAGCGCTTCGCCGCCTATAGCAAAGAATTCCCGCAGCAGGCAGCCGAGCTGTCGCGCCGCATGAAGGGCGACCTGCCGGAAGCGTTTGAAACCGCGCTGGCCGCCGCGATCGCTTCCTGCGTCGAGAAAAAAGAAAACATCGCCACCCGCAAGGCCAGCCAGAACGCGATCCAGGCGCTGGCCTCGTCGCTGCCGGAATTCCTCGGTGGCTCGGCCGACCTGACCAGCTCGAACCTGACCAACTGGAAAGAATCGATTCCCGTGCGTTCGGGCAAACCGGGCAACCACGTCAACTATGGCGTGCGCGAATTCGGCATGAGCGCCATCATGAACGGCATCACCCTGCATGGCGGCTACATCCCGTTCGGCGCCACCTTCCTGACGTTCTCGGACTACAGCCGCAACGCGCTGCGCATGGCCGCGCTGATGAAGCTGCGTTCGATCTTCGTGTTTACCCACGACTCGATCGGCCTGGGCGAAGACGGCCCGACCCACCAGTCGGTCGAGCATGTCTCGTCGATGCGCCTGATCCCGAACCTGGACAACTGGCGTCCGTGCGACACGGTCGAATCGGCCGTGGCCTGGGGCGCGGCAGTGCGCCGCAAGGATGGCCCGTCGACCCTGATCTTCTCGCGCCAGAACCTGCCGTACCAGGAACGCTCGAACGACACCATCGCCAACATCTTCCGCGGCGGCTATGTGCTGAACGACGTGGCCGATGCCAAGGCGATCCTGATCGCCACCGGTTCCGAAGTGGAACTGGCGGTTGCCGCCGCCAGCGCGCTGGCCTCGGAAGGCATCAATGTGCGCGTGGTGTCGATGCCGTCGACCGACGTGTATGACCGCCAGGACGTCGCCTACAAGGCCAGCGTCTTGACCAAAGGCGTGCCACGCGTGGCCATCGAAGCGGGCGTGACCAGCTTCTGGTACAAATATGTCGGCCTGGAAGGCGCCGTGGTCGGTATCGATACCTTCGGCGAGTCGGCGCCGGCCGGCGTGCTGTTCAAGCATTTCGGTTTCACCGTTGAAAACGTCGTGGCCAAAGTCAAGGCCGTGATCGCAGGGTAA
- a CDS encoding cache domain-containing protein, whose product MITTVKAGVHALLAGFMVCASAAAWAAPKGTADEAIAMTKRAVAMIKADGKDKAFAAISDPANTSFHDRDLYIYVYDMNGVTLAHGNNPKMVGKNLIDMKDNEGKAVIRALIATAGSKEGRGWVDFKWPNPTTKVVEQKSGYIERVDNMIVGSGIYK is encoded by the coding sequence ATGATTACCACTGTAAAAGCGGGCGTGCACGCCCTTCTCGCCGGCTTCATGGTGTGCGCCAGCGCGGCGGCATGGGCGGCGCCCAAGGGCACGGCCGATGAAGCCATCGCCATGACCAAGCGCGCCGTGGCCATGATCAAGGCCGACGGCAAGGACAAGGCCTTTGCGGCGATTTCCGACCCGGCCAACACCAGCTTCCATGACCGCGACCTGTATATCTATGTGTATGACATGAATGGCGTGACCCTGGCACACGGCAACAATCCCAAGATGGTCGGCAAGAACCTGATCGATATGAAAGACAATGAAGGCAAGGCCGTGATCCGCGCGCTGATCGCCACCGCCGGCAGCAAGGAAGGACGCGGCTGGGTCGACTTCAAGTGGCCCAACCCCACCACCAAGGTGGTCGAGCAGAAGTCGGGCTATATCGAACGGGTCGACAACATGATCGTCGGTTCCGGCATCTACAAGTAA
- the gap gene encoding type I glyceraldehyde-3-phosphate dehydrogenase — MTIKVAINGYGRIGRNVLRAFYEGGKKQDIQIVAINDLGDAKSNAHLTRYDTAHGKFPGTVTVEGDNMIVNGDPIRVFAQRNPAEIPWGELGVDVVLECTGFFTTKEKASAHLKGGAKKVIISAPGGKDVDATIVFGVNQDVLKSTDTVISNASCTTNCLAPLVKPLNDAIGLETGLMTTVHAYTNDQVLSDVMHEDLRRARSATMSMIPTKTGAAAAVGLVLPELNGKLDGFAIRVPTINVSLVDLSFIAKRDTTVEEVNALMKAASEGALEGILTYQTEPLVSIDFNHNPASSNFDSTLTKVSGRLVKVSSWYDNEWGFSNRMLDTTVALMSAK, encoded by the coding sequence ATGACGATCAAAGTTGCAATCAATGGCTACGGCCGCATCGGCCGTAATGTGTTGCGCGCTTTCTACGAAGGCGGCAAGAAACAGGACATCCAGATCGTTGCCATCAACGACCTGGGCGATGCCAAATCGAACGCCCACCTGACCCGCTACGACACCGCGCACGGCAAGTTCCCGGGCACCGTCACCGTCGAAGGCGACAACATGATCGTCAATGGCGATCCGATCCGCGTGTTCGCGCAGCGCAATCCTGCTGAAATTCCATGGGGCGAGCTGGGCGTGGACGTGGTGCTCGAGTGCACCGGCTTCTTCACCACCAAGGAAAAAGCGTCGGCTCACCTGAAGGGCGGCGCCAAGAAAGTCATCATCTCGGCACCAGGCGGCAAGGACGTCGACGCCACCATCGTGTTCGGCGTGAACCAGGACGTGCTGAAATCGACCGACACCGTGATTTCGAACGCTTCGTGCACCACCAACTGCCTGGCCCCGCTGGTCAAGCCGCTCAACGACGCGATCGGCCTGGAAACCGGCCTGATGACCACCGTGCACGCCTACACCAACGACCAGGTACTGTCCGACGTGATGCATGAAGACCTGCGCCGCGCCCGTTCGGCCACCATGAGCATGATCCCGACCAAGACCGGCGCCGCCGCCGCGGTCGGCCTGGTGCTGCCTGAGCTGAACGGCAAACTGGACGGTTTCGCGATCCGCGTGCCGACCATCAACGTTTCGCTGGTCGACCTGTCGTTCATCGCCAAGCGCGACACTACTGTGGAAGAAGTCAATGCCCTGATGAAGGCCGCTTCCGAAGGCGCGCTGGAAGGCATCCTGACGTACCAGACCGAACCGCTGGTATCAATCGACTTCAACCACAATCCGGCTTCGTCGAATTTCGATTCGACCCTGACCAAAGTGTCGGGCCGCCTGGTGAAAGTATCGTCGTGGTACGACAATGAGTGGGGTTTCTCGAACCGCATGCTCGACACCACCGTTGCGCTGATGTCGGCCAAGTAA
- a CDS encoding TonB-dependent receptor codes for MFLKEKTSVILVRLAIGTLAGTGLLAQFAHAQETSLAPQAQAEATPGVDGSDKVQKVYVTGSNVRRITLESASPVQIITRDELTRGGATSLNEVLRTISSNVGGIDENRTNGFSAGAAGLNLRGFGSQATLTLINGRRLAPYAQPEFQTTFVDLNSIPVGAVERIEILKDGASAIYGSEAMAGVVNIILRDSFEGLELGGSLGQSSRSDGEQKRATISFGKGSLVQDHFNAYVTLDVRQRDPMYIRKRDGYLSTQDLRAYGYKDRRSLYTYPGNIYWTDKATNTLVSRTLDNNCPADRLVPASGVLAAGAQGNACVFDDFQDSSINSAGKTDRFGLTSRLTWQPTANTTVFSELMFNRNKATVTGLLHWVAGQTGQPTPALPITHPQYPKELIGPDGKTLAGGNGTVRVRASLRDFPGQGQDNTTDFGRYLVGVKGDYKNWDWETALLRTDSKVTSRNTSAILLTPFVNAYTNGTFIFGGGASNQALYDSITANSKNVFKSALTQIDGKVSGELFNLPAGAVGLAVGTEFRRESLSTMPDPIAVEGEFYHQAQLPPGFSNDRNISSIYAESTIPLLKSLEANVAVRHDHYSDYGNSTTPKVGLKWSATPAFMVRGTYAEGFRAPTLVENSTDVRNAFVSIRDPFRCNARYTLGCSTSSPYESGANPELKPETAKSYTLGLAWEPSSSFLATLDLWQIKRVNEISTYDLDKVLQDPSRYAGDPAVAITRAALTAADQAAGATAGEITNIKMLLTNVAVTKIRGVDLKLTGRINLGEYGTLTPTLNVSHMQSYKNAPSPTDDLIEYAGTRGTPSVQANLGLAWKKAAYTLSADTVFVSKMASVADRTQECVLATEGFPELCTGIPSFTVVNLGGSYSGIKNTKLSFAIQNAFDRKPPFHPNGTANYYAPLHSAMGRYFQVTAEYSFK; via the coding sequence ATGTTTTTAAAAGAAAAAACCAGTGTCATCCTAGTTCGTCTGGCCATCGGTACCCTCGCCGGTACCGGCCTGTTGGCCCAATTTGCCCACGCCCAGGAAACCAGCCTGGCGCCGCAAGCGCAGGCCGAGGCCACGCCTGGCGTCGATGGCTCGGACAAAGTCCAGAAGGTATATGTCACGGGTTCGAACGTACGCCGCATTACCCTTGAATCGGCCTCGCCCGTGCAAATCATTACCCGCGACGAACTCACGCGTGGTGGCGCGACCTCGCTCAACGAAGTGTTGCGCACGATTTCTTCCAACGTGGGCGGTATCGATGAAAACCGCACCAACGGTTTCAGTGCGGGCGCCGCCGGCCTGAACTTGCGTGGTTTCGGCAGCCAGGCAACCCTGACCCTGATCAACGGCCGCCGCCTGGCGCCGTATGCCCAGCCTGAATTCCAGACCACCTTTGTCGATTTGAACTCGATTCCGGTGGGCGCGGTGGAACGGATTGAAATCCTGAAAGATGGCGCCTCGGCGATCTACGGTTCGGAAGCGATGGCCGGCGTGGTCAACATCATCTTGCGCGACAGCTTCGAAGGCCTGGAACTGGGCGGCTCGCTGGGCCAGTCCAGCCGCAGCGATGGCGAACAGAAACGCGCCACGATCAGTTTCGGCAAAGGCAGCCTGGTACAGGATCACTTCAACGCCTATGTCACCCTAGACGTGCGCCAGCGCGATCCGATGTACATCCGCAAGCGCGACGGCTACCTGAGCACGCAGGATCTGCGCGCCTATGGCTACAAGGACCGCCGCTCGCTGTACACCTACCCGGGCAACATCTACTGGACCGACAAGGCCACCAATACGCTGGTGTCGCGTACCCTGGACAATAACTGCCCGGCCGACCGCCTGGTTCCCGCTTCCGGCGTACTGGCCGCTGGCGCCCAGGGCAATGCCTGCGTGTTCGATGACTTCCAGGACAGCTCGATCAACTCGGCCGGCAAGACCGACCGCTTCGGCCTGACCAGCCGCCTGACCTGGCAGCCGACCGCGAATACCACCGTCTTCAGCGAACTGATGTTCAACCGCAACAAGGCCACCGTGACCGGCCTGCTGCACTGGGTGGCAGGCCAGACCGGCCAGCCGACGCCGGCGCTGCCGATCACCCATCCGCAGTATCCGAAAGAGCTGATCGGACCTGACGGCAAGACCCTGGCTGGCGGCAACGGCACCGTGCGCGTGCGCGCTTCGCTGCGTGACTTCCCGGGCCAGGGCCAGGACAATACGACCGACTTCGGCCGTTACCTGGTCGGTGTCAAGGGCGACTACAAGAACTGGGACTGGGAAACCGCCCTGTTGCGCACGGATAGCAAAGTCACCTCGCGCAATACCAGCGCGATCCTGCTGACGCCATTCGTCAACGCCTACACCAACGGCACCTTCATCTTCGGTGGCGGCGCCTCCAACCAGGCGCTGTACGATTCGATCACGGCCAATTCGAAAAACGTGTTCAAGTCGGCCCTGACGCAAATCGACGGCAAGGTCTCGGGTGAGTTGTTCAACCTGCCGGCAGGCGCCGTCGGCCTGGCGGTCGGTACCGAATTCCGCCGCGAGAGCCTCAGCACCATGCCCGATCCGATCGCGGTGGAAGGCGAGTTCTATCACCAGGCGCAATTGCCGCCAGGCTTTTCGAACGACCGCAATATTTCCTCGATCTACGCCGAATCGACGATTCCACTGCTGAAATCGCTGGAAGCGAACGTCGCCGTGCGCCACGACCACTATTCGGACTACGGCAATTCGACCACCCCGAAAGTGGGCCTGAAGTGGAGCGCCACGCCGGCCTTCATGGTGCGTGGCACCTATGCTGAAGGTTTCCGTGCACCAACCTTGGTCGAGAACTCGACCGACGTGCGCAACGCCTTCGTGTCGATCCGCGATCCGTTCCGTTGCAACGCGCGCTACACGCTCGGCTGCTCGACATCGTCGCCATATGAAAGCGGCGCCAATCCGGAGCTGAAACCGGAAACGGCGAAAAGCTACACCCTGGGCCTGGCCTGGGAGCCTAGCTCGTCGTTCCTGGCAACGCTGGACCTGTGGCAGATCAAGCGCGTCAACGAGATCAGCACCTACGACCTGGACAAGGTATTGCAGGACCCATCGCGCTATGCCGGCGATCCTGCCGTGGCCATCACCCGCGCCGCGCTGACCGCTGCCGACCAGGCCGCCGGTGCGACGGCGGGCGAGATCACCAACATCAAGATGTTGCTGACCAACGTGGCCGTGACCAAGATCCGTGGCGTCGACCTGAAACTGACGGGCCGCATCAACCTCGGCGAATATGGCACCCTGACGCCGACCCTGAACGTCAGCCACATGCAGTCGTACAAGAATGCGCCGTCGCCTACCGACGACCTGATCGAGTACGCCGGCACCCGCGGCACGCCGTCGGTACAGGCCAACCTGGGCCTGGCATGGAAAAAGGCGGCATACACCTTGTCGGCCGATACGGTATTTGTCAGCAAGATGGCGTCGGTTGCCGACCGTACGCAGGAATGCGTGCTGGCCACCGAAGGCTTCCCCGAGCTGTGCACGGGCATTCCTTCGTTCACCGTGGTCAACCTGGGCGGCAGCTACAGCGGCATCAAGAACACCAAGCTGAGCTTTGCGATCCAGAATGCCTTCGACCGCAAACCGCCTTTCCACCCGAACGGCACGGCCAACTACTACGCGCCGCTGCATAGCGCGATGGGCCGCTACTTCCAGGTCACCGCCGAATACAGCTTCAAGTAA
- a CDS encoding S9 family peptidase, with translation MNRRIIPLVLSTILLSTGLWGASARADESIPIADFFKKAEFSGRPILSPDGQSMAVLTPRNGRFVLAVINLDTRASTVVASDPDWNVTNPMWVNNRRLVFSITKGSEEVMEKQTGGGLFAVNSDGSAFRKLVISVKEAMSTNMPYKPVSVLQRVGGDSNDLIVVNNERGRDADLGASDVFRLDTTNGRMALLTFNNPGAVSGWVLDHDNVIRVASSMTVESGSKRIIQKVYLRDDEKAPWKTIYQAYLDEGKEMNPLGFDFDNKTLFVAGRFNGRDKAGVHIWNSANNTVGELIAEHAEADISDGLIFDEARKKVVGVAVNGMKPEMYYFDEDYARLQASLDASLPNERVNFQWRGNRAVVTTTGVNNVGKLYYFDTVKKTLEPLYSVKPELDGKKLSEQSVIHYKARDGLTIPAYLTLPEGRTPKALPLVAYIHGGPHARDAYTFDPITQMLASRGFAVLQPQFRMSTGFGWKHHTAGWKQWGLAMQDDITDGIEDLVKQGVVDRNRVCIIGASYGGYATMYGLIKNPDLYKCGINWVGVTDVKMLFTVNWSDVSGPVMDNIGTKMHGDPKTDEAYFRQVSAIDHADKIKAPVLMAYGSEDRRVPLIHGEKMRDVLRKQGNTVEWMVMTGEGHGWSKESNNILWGETVYRFINRYIGPAAATATAQK, from the coding sequence TTGAATCGACGCATTATTCCTCTCGTGCTCAGCACCATCTTGCTCAGTACCGGCCTGTGGGGCGCCAGCGCCCGCGCCGACGAATCCATTCCGATTGCCGACTTCTTCAAGAAAGCGGAATTCAGCGGTCGCCCGATCTTGTCACCCGACGGCCAGAGCATGGCCGTGCTGACGCCGCGCAATGGCCGCTTCGTGCTGGCCGTCATCAATCTCGACACGCGCGCCTCGACCGTGGTGGCCTCCGATCCCGACTGGAACGTGACCAACCCGATGTGGGTCAACAACCGCCGCCTGGTGTTCAGCATCACCAAGGGCAGCGAAGAAGTGATGGAAAAACAGACCGGTGGTGGCCTGTTTGCCGTCAATAGCGACGGCAGCGCATTTCGCAAGCTGGTGATCAGCGTCAAGGAGGCGATGAGCACGAACATGCCGTACAAGCCGGTGTCGGTGCTGCAACGGGTGGGCGGCGACAGCAATGACCTGATCGTGGTGAATAACGAACGCGGCCGCGATGCGGACCTGGGCGCCAGCGATGTGTTCCGCCTCGACACCACCAATGGCCGCATGGCCTTGCTGACGTTTAACAATCCCGGCGCCGTCAGCGGCTGGGTGCTGGACCATGACAATGTGATCCGCGTCGCCTCGTCGATGACGGTGGAGTCGGGCAGCAAGCGCATCATTCAAAAAGTGTATCTGCGCGACGATGAAAAAGCGCCATGGAAAACCATCTACCAGGCCTATCTCGATGAAGGCAAGGAAATGAATCCGCTGGGCTTCGATTTCGACAACAAGACATTGTTTGTCGCCGGCCGCTTCAACGGCCGCGACAAGGCTGGCGTGCATATCTGGAACAGCGCCAACAATACGGTCGGTGAGCTGATCGCCGAACATGCCGAAGCCGATATCAGCGATGGCCTGATTTTCGACGAGGCGCGCAAGAAAGTGGTGGGCGTGGCCGTCAACGGCATGAAGCCGGAAATGTATTATTTCGACGAGGACTATGCGCGCCTGCAGGCCTCGCTCGACGCCAGCTTGCCGAATGAACGTGTCAACTTCCAGTGGCGCGGCAACCGTGCCGTGGTCACGACCACGGGCGTCAATAACGTCGGCAAGCTGTATTACTTCGATACGGTGAAAAAGACGCTGGAACCCTTGTACAGCGTCAAGCCCGAACTCGACGGCAAGAAGCTGTCCGAGCAGAGCGTGATCCACTACAAGGCACGCGACGGCCTGACAATTCCCGCCTACCTGACCCTGCCGGAAGGACGCACGCCGAAAGCGCTGCCGCTGGTGGCGTATATCCACGGCGGACCGCATGCGCGCGACGCCTACACCTTCGATCCGATCACCCAGATGCTGGCTTCGCGCGGCTTTGCGGTATTGCAGCCGCAGTTCCGCATGTCGACCGGCTTCGGCTGGAAACACCATACGGCCGGCTGGAAGCAATGGGGCCTGGCGATGCAGGACGATATCACCGACGGCATCGAGGACTTGGTCAAGCAGGGCGTGGTCGACCGCAACCGCGTGTGCATCATCGGCGCCAGCTATGGCGGCTATGCCACCATGTATGGCCTGATCAAGAATCCCGACCTGTACAAGTGCGGCATCAACTGGGTCGGCGTGACGGACGTCAAGATGCTATTTACCGTCAACTGGTCCGACGTGTCGGGTCCGGTGATGGACAATATCGGCACCAAGATGCACGGCGATCCGAAAACCGATGAAGCCTATTTCAGGCAGGTGTCGGCGATCGACCATGCCGACAAGATCAAGGCGCCGGTGCTGATGGCCTACGGCAGCGAAGACCGCCGCGTGCCGCTGATCCACGGTGAAAAAATGCGCGACGTGTTGCGCAAGCAGGGCAATACCGTCGAATGGATGGTGATGACCGGCGAGGGGCATGGCTGGTCCAAGGAAAGCAACAATATCCTGTGGGGCGAAACCGTGTACCGCTTCATCAACCGCTATATCGGCCCGGCAGCCGCGACGGCGACAGCGCAGAAGTAG
- a CDS encoding YoaK family protein, with translation MALDYLTRLSGATRDAQANLQLGCVLALVAGAVNAGGFLAIGGYTSHMTGIISGMADDLALGNVTVALAAFGAWLAFVSGAAVTAIMVNWGRRRQLHSQFALSLLLEALLLLVFGLTGNYLAAMPNVLGPVTILLLCFVMGLQNAIITKISGAAIRTTHVTGLSTDIGIEMGKMLYYNRRQLPGDMVRVNRAKLITHGALIACFFGGGVSGALAFKHIGFPAATIILAGVLATLAGMPVWHDLRMLWRQYRRRG, from the coding sequence ATGGCCCTCGATTACCTGACACGGCTGAGCGGTGCAACGCGCGATGCGCAAGCGAACTTGCAACTGGGCTGCGTGCTGGCGCTGGTGGCCGGCGCCGTCAATGCGGGCGGCTTTCTCGCCATCGGCGGCTATACCTCGCACATGACGGGCATTATCTCGGGCATGGCAGACGACCTGGCGCTGGGTAATGTGACGGTGGCGCTGGCTGCGTTCGGCGCCTGGCTGGCGTTTGTCAGCGGCGCGGCCGTGACCGCCATCATGGTGAACTGGGGCCGCCGGCGCCAGCTGCACAGCCAGTTTGCGCTCAGCTTGCTGCTCGAAGCGCTGCTGCTACTGGTCTTCGGCCTGACGGGCAACTACCTGGCGGCCATGCCGAACGTGCTGGGCCCCGTCACCATCTTGCTGCTGTGTTTTGTGATGGGGCTGCAAAACGCCATCATCACCAAGATCTCGGGCGCCGCCATCCGCACCACGCATGTGACGGGCCTGTCGACCGATATCGGCATTGAAATGGGAAAGATGCTGTATTACAACCGTCGTCAGTTGCCCGGCGACATGGTGCGCGTCAACCGTGCCAAACTGATCACGCATGGCGCCCTGATCGCCTGCTTTTTTGGCGGTGGCGTGAGCGGCGCGCTGGCCTTCAAGCATATCGGTTTTCCCGCCGCCACCATCATCCTGGCCGGCGTGCTGGCCACCCTGGCCGGCATGCCCGTCTGGCATGACCTGCGCATGCTGTGGCGGCAATACCGGCGGCGCGGCTGA